TATAGGCTTCTTGCCTTCCGATTTCTTTTTAGCAGTCTTTCCCTTTTTAGGTTTTTTTGAAACCTTTTTTGCTGGCATTTATTTCTCCTCTTTTGCCTCTTCTTCTTTTTTACCTTCCTTATAGACCTCCTGAAGGCTCCTAACCTTAATGCCTGCTTGTGTGAGTGCCTTCTGAATATCAGCTAATTTTGCATCTTCAACCTTCAGAACATAATTAATGTTCATATCACACCTCCATTATCTCTTTTTCTTTATGGGCAACGATTTCATCTATCTTTTTTATGTAAAGGTCTGTTAGCTTCTGGATTTCCTCGATCGACTTTTTCGTTTCATCTTCGCTTATGTGTTTTTCCTTTTCGGCTCGCTTAAGCTCCTCGTTTGAATCCCTTCTTATGTTTCTTATGGCAACCTTTGCCTCTTCAGCCTTTTTCCTCACCACCTTTACGAGTTGTTTTCTTCTTTCCTCTGTAAGTAAGGGGATGTTAATCCTTATGACCTTTCCATCGTTTATAGGGGTAAGTCCTAAATCGGATTTAAGGATTGATTTCTCTATATCAGGGATTATTTTTTGTTCCCATGGCTGAATCGTTATCTGCCTGCTGTCAGGCACGCTGAGCCCGGAGACCTGGTTTAGTGGCGTGGCAGTTCCATAGTAATCCACTGTTATGCCTTCAAGGAGTGCTAAAGATGCCCTTCCTGTTCTTATAGAGCCGAATTCTTTTTTAAGGGAATCAGCCACTCCCTGCATCCTCTTTTCGTTCCTATCCCTTAGGTCTTTTTCCATGGCTTTCTCCAATGAAAGTTCCCACTTTTTTGCCTGCTACTGCCTTCCTGATATTTCCGCTTTTGCCTAAATTAAATACCACAATTGGCAGTGAGTTGTCCATACATAAAGATATAGCGGTTGAGTCCATAACATGGAGCCTCTTTCTAAGGACATCGATGTAGTTTATTTTATCGAATCTTTTAGCATTCGGGTTTTTAATGGGGTCATCGGAATAAACCCCATCCACCTGTGTTGCCTTAAGTATCACTTCTGCATTTATCTCCATCGCCCTTAGTGCAGCCGCTGTGTCTGTTGTAAAATATGGGTTGCCTGTGCCTGCGGCAAATATGACAATCCTGCCTTTCTCGAGGTGTCTGACTGCCTTTCTCCTTATATATGGCTCTGCAAGCTCCCGCATCTCTATGGCAGACTGAACCCTTGTGGCAAGCCCTTTTTTTTCAAGTGCATTCTGAAGTGCAAGGGCATTTATAACAGTGGCAAGCATGCCCATGTTGTCTGCGGATACCCTCTCCATGCCTATTGCAGAGGCTTCCATGCCCCTGAAGATATTTCCGCCGCCTATAACTATGGCAATCTCTGCGCCTGCCTTAACCGTCTCTTTTATCTCGGAGGCAATGTGTTTTACGGTTTCAGGGTCAATGCCATAAGCCTTTTTACCCATCAGCGACTCTCCGCTTAACTTAAGGAGCACCCTCTTATATTTACTTTTGGGATTCACCGAGTTGAAACCTCTCGAAGCGCCTTATTATTATGTTTTCTCCTAACTTTGCTACCTTTTCTGTGAGTAGGTCTTTTACCTTTTGTTTCTGGTCTGGGTCTTTGACAAACACCTGCTCGAGGAGGCAGGTCTCTGCATAGAATTTTTCGAGCTTTCCTTCGACTATCTTCTCAATGACATTTGCAGGCTTTCCCTCAACCTGTGCCCTGTATATATCCTTTTCTTTTTCTATCAAATCCCGTGGGACATCCTCTTTTGAGATATAAGCTGGGCTTGCGGCAGCTATGTGCATTGCAATGTCCTTAAGGAGGGATCTAAAATCATCTGTTCTTGCCACAAAATCCGTTTCACAGTTGAGCTCCACTAAAACGCCTATCTTGCCCATATGTATATAAGAGCCTATGAGACCCTCGCCTGCCTGCCTTCCTGCCTTCTTAAGGGCAGTCGCAAGTCCTTTTTGCCTGAGTATTTGAAGTGCCTTTTCCATATTGCCATCGGACTCTGTGAGTGCCCTTTTACAGTCCATCATGCCAACACCGGTTTTTTCCCTGAGCTCTTTTACCATCTCTACGGTTATCATTGTCCTACATCCCCTGTGCCCTCGGATGTCTCCGCAGTCTCTGTGGTAGGGACCTCTGCTACTTTTTCCTGGGCTATTGCCTCCTCCTCTTTTTTAAGGCTGATTTCCCTGCCCTCGATGATAGCATTTGCCATTTTTGATGCGATGAGTGCTACTGCCCTTATGGCATCGTCATTGCCGGGGATAACATGGTCTACCTCGTCAGGGTCACAGTTTGTATCGACGATTGCCACTATTGGGATTGAGAGCTTTCTTGCCTCGGCAATAGCTATCTGTTCTTTCTTTGGGTCAACTATGAAAACCGCACCTGGCAGCTGAGTCATATCCTTTATGCCGCTCAGGTTTTTTTCGAGCTTCTGCCGCTCCTTCTCATATGAGGAAACCTCTTTTTTTGTCAGAAGCTCGTATGTCCCATCTTCTTTCATCTTTTGGATTTTCTTGAGCCTTTCTATGGACTTCTTTATTGTCAAGAAGTTCGTGAGCATACCGCCAAGCCATCTCTGATTTACGAAATAAGCACCTGCCCTTATAGCCTCTGTCTCGATGGCATCCTGCGCCTGCTTTTTTGTGCCGACAAAAAGTATAGGCACATTCTTGCTTGCCACTACCTTAACAAAATTGTATGCATCCTCAAGCCCCTTCATGGTCTTCTGAAGGTCTATGATATAGATGCCGTTTCTTTCTCCGAAGATATACCGCTTCATCTTCGGATTCCATCTTTTCACTTGGTGGCCAAAATGCACACCTGCCTCAAGTAGCTCCTTCATCGTTGCAACCATACTATATCCTCCTTCTGGTTTTTCCTCCGCCTTCCCTCCTTACACCCAATACAGGACCAATAAGGAGGGTTTCTTCAGGCGTGTGGTTTTAACAACCCCTTAAGAGGTGAAGTCTATCATAAAAAACCTTTTTTTTCAAGAGGTGCCTGCAGGGGGGAATCCCCAAATCTGCCGATAGGATTTAGTAGGTCGTCTTTTAAGACCCTAACGATTAGTTTCCATTTAGCATTCTGAGAAACATCTCAACCACTTTTGGGTCGAACTCCTTGCCGGCAAGCGACTTTATGTACTCCAGCGCCTTCTCCGCAGTCCACGCGGGGCGGTAGGGCCTGTCGGAGCGCAGGGCGTCCCATACGTCCACGACCGAGAATATCCGCGCCTGAAGGGGTATCTCCTCGCCCATGAACCCGTGGGGGTATCCAGTTCCGTCCCATTTCTCGTGATGGCAGTAAGGTATGTCCATTGCCGGACGGAGAAAGGCAATAGGGGAGAGTATCTTGTGGGCTATGACCGGGTGGTTCTTCATTATCTCCCACTCCTCGACGGTCAGCTTCCCCGGCTTGAGCAGTATGCTGTCAGGTATGCCGAGCTTTCCTATGTCGTGGAGGAGCGCGCCGCGCCTCACTTGCACCAATTCTTCATCGCTCATTCCCATCGCCGCCGAGATGCTCACGGTCATCTCGGTAACGCGCCGGGAGTGTCCTTCCGTCTCCTTGTCCCGGTAGTCGAGCGCCCTTGCCAAACCCTCTATGGTTGCATCGTAGGCAATCACAAGCTCGTCGCGTGAGCGCTGAAGCTCGGTCAGTATCACAGAGTTGTCCACGGCTATCGCCGCCTGACCGGCAAGGGAGGCCAAAAACTCAAGCCAGTCCGGGTCGAGCTTCAATTGAGACTTATGATATATTTCAAGCACTCCCCTGACCGCTCCCTTGGCTACGAGGGGCAAGCCTATGTAGAAGTCGAAGCCCTCCACGGCCCTAAAGGCGCGGAGCCTCTCGTCTTCGACGCCGGTCAGGCTGGTCAATATAATCTGCCTGCGCTCAAGGGCGACCTTGCCAGCATACCCTTCGCCGAGATGCTGGGACACCATGGAGGCGGCACGAGTCGCAAAGCCCCGCCCGGCAACATGTTCGAGCATCTGTGAGTGCAGGTTCAGGAGAAGCACATCCGCGGCGTCCACCCCCAACTTTACGACTATGTGGTCGAGCAGGATATTGAGGGTCACCCTGAGGTCGAAACTCGAGCTTATAGCCAAGTCTATGTCCCTCAGAGCGGTAAGGCGCTCGAGACTGCGCCTCTCCCTCTTCTCAGCCGCCCGCTTTCCCTCATGCGCCCAGATGGCGATTATGCCGTTGGCAAGGTCGTTTGAAAGTTCCGTAAGAAGCGTAATCTCCTCCTTGTCGAAGGCATCCGGCTCCGGGGCGTATATGGAGAGGGCGCCGAAGACTTTCAAGCCGTCCTTGAGAGGCAGGGCTATGGACGAGGCGTACCCGCGCTGGAGCGCCCCTTCCCTCCAAGGGGCCATTATCGGGTTGGTCGCTATATTGCTGACGAAAACCGGCCTTCCCGTCCTTACGGCCGTGCCGGTCGGCCCCCGGCCGTATTCCGTATCCGCATACGTGATGTGCGCCGCATCGAGGTAACCCTCCACTGCCCCGGCCCACGCCGCCGGGCGCACGGACTTCTCCTCGTCGTCCATGGCGTATCCCACCCATGCCATCCTATATCCGCTGCACTCGACTAAAACCCTGCATATCTCTCTGAGCAACGGATATTCTTCTTTTTCCCTGACGAGGGCCTGGTCGCAAATCCTTATGGTCTCAAGCGCCCTGTTCATTCTCATCAAGTCTGCCTCGTTCTGCTTTATCTCAGTGATGTCCCTTGCCGAGTAGACTGAGCCGACGAGTGTGCCGGTTTCATCATAAATAGGGGAGACGTTGACAAAGAAGAAGCCGCCTAAGCGTTCTTCAAAAACCTCCGCAGTGTGCGGCTTGCCATCCGCAAGGAGTTTCTTGTGGGGACACTGGGGCGGAGGCTCCTTTGTGCCATGGACGTGCTCGTAACAGGTCATGCCCACCACCTCGGCAGGCGTAACCCCTAACGCATCGGCCATTGCCTTGTTCGCCCTTGTTATGTGGAAATCCCTGTCAAGTATCATTATGGGGTCTGTTATGGTATCGAAAGTCCTCTCCCACTCCTCCTTTGCCTTGATTATCTTCTCCTCGGCCCGCTTGTGCTCGGTGATGTCAAGGAAGCTGCCTATGACCGCAGGCCTTTCAAGGTATATTGTTCGAGAGCCATAGACCTCAACGTTTATGACCTGCCCGTCCTTCCTCACACACCGGAACTCATAGCGGACAGATTCCACCACGCCCGAAATCCGCCGCCTCAGATTCTCCTCAACAATAGGCCA
This portion of the Nitrospirota bacterium genome encodes:
- the frr gene encoding ribosome recycling factor, whose amino-acid sequence is MEKDLRDRNEKRMQGVADSLKKEFGSIRTGRASLALLEGITVDYYGTATPLNQVSGLSVPDSRQITIQPWEQKIIPDIEKSILKSDLGLTPINDGKVIRINIPLLTEERRKQLVKVVRKKAEEAKVAIRNIRRDSNEELKRAEKEKHISEDETKKSIEEIQKLTDLYIKKIDEIVAHKEKEIMEV
- a CDS encoding UMP kinase produces the protein MNPKSKYKRVLLKLSGESLMGKKAYGIDPETVKHIASEIKETVKAGAEIAIVIGGGNIFRGMEASAIGMERVSADNMGMLATVINALALQNALEKKGLATRVQSAIEMRELAEPYIRRKAVRHLEKGRIVIFAAGTGNPYFTTDTAAALRAMEINAEVILKATQVDGVYSDDPIKNPNAKRFDKINYIDVLRKRLHVMDSTAISLCMDNSLPIVVFNLGKSGNIRKAVAGKKVGTFIGESHGKRPKG
- the tsf gene encoding translation elongation factor Ts, with amino-acid sequence MITVEMVKELREKTGVGMMDCKRALTESDGNMEKALQILRQKGLATALKKAGRQAGEGLIGSYIHMGKIGVLVELNCETDFVARTDDFRSLLKDIAMHIAAASPAYISKEDVPRDLIEKEKDIYRAQVEGKPANVIEKIVEGKLEKFYAETCLLEQVFVKDPDQKQKVKDLLTEKVAKLGENIIIRRFERFQLGESQK
- the rpsB gene encoding 30S ribosomal protein S2, with product MVATMKELLEAGVHFGHQVKRWNPKMKRYIFGERNGIYIIDLQKTMKGLEDAYNFVKVVASKNVPILFVGTKKQAQDAIETEAIRAGAYFVNQRWLGGMLTNFLTIKKSIERLKKIQKMKEDGTYELLTKKEVSSYEKERQKLEKNLSGIKDMTQLPGAVFIVDPKKEQIAIAEARKLSIPIVAIVDTNCDPDEVDHVIPGNDDAIRAVALIASKMANAIIEGREISLKKEEEAIAQEKVAEVPTTETAETSEGTGDVGQ
- a CDS encoding PAS domain S-box protein yields the protein MELKIVFISSVVALSLAFQVAAAYLSFRLIRVTERSIGWILIAVAIPFAVIRRVIVLANIFLYGIYPDLLAELVALGFSSLLFFGLRKIKPFFLSIKISEEKFKSLTEKSLVGVYIIQDYVFKYVNPVLSEMLGYSVKEMTGGMGPKDVVHPEDWPIVEENLRRRISGVVESVRYEFRCVRKDGQVINVEVYGSRTIYLERPAVIGSFLDITEHKRAEEKIIKAKEEWERTFDTITDPIMILDRDFHITRANKAMADALGVTPAEVVGMTCYEHVHGTKEPPPQCPHKKLLADGKPHTAEVFEERLGGFFFVNVSPIYDETGTLVGSVYSARDITEIKQNEADLMRMNRALETIRICDQALVREKEEYPLLREICRVLVECSGYRMAWVGYAMDDEEKSVRPAAWAGAVEGYLDAAHITYADTEYGRGPTGTAVRTGRPVFVSNIATNPIMAPWREGALQRGYASSIALPLKDGLKVFGALSIYAPEPDAFDKEEITLLTELSNDLANGIIAIWAHEGKRAAEKRERRSLERLTALRDIDLAISSSFDLRVTLNILLDHIVVKLGVDAADVLLLNLHSQMLEHVAGRGFATRAASMVSQHLGEGYAGKVALERRQIILTSLTGVEDERLRAFRAVEGFDFYIGLPLVAKGAVRGVLEIYHKSQLKLDPDWLEFLASLAGQAAIAVDNSVILTELQRSRDELVIAYDATIEGLARALDYRDKETEGHSRRVTEMTVSISAAMGMSDEELVQVRRGALLHDIGKLGIPDSILLKPGKLTVEEWEIMKNHPVIAHKILSPIAFLRPAMDIPYCHHEKWDGTGYPHGFMGEEIPLQARIFSVVDVWDALRSDRPYRPAWTAEKALEYIKSLAGKEFDPKVVEMFLRMLNGN